In Benincasa hispida cultivar B227 unplaced genomic scaffold, ASM972705v1 Contig1463, whole genome shotgun sequence, one genomic interval encodes:
- the LOC120068925 gene encoding (+)-gamma-cadinene synthase-like isoform X2 — protein sequence MKVDDEMKERAEKLKEEIRMMVVDYMENPLEKLKLVDSIQRLGVSYHFENEIDKFLQQLYVSYTTLLTKENGEDLHITALLFRLLRQQGYRISCEIFSNFMDNNRKFKESLGDDKRGILSLYEASHMRGHGEAVLEEALEFTTTHLERYSKSNPHFAAELSKALKLPIRKDISRNKAREYLDIYQQDPSHDETLLIFSKLDFNILQKLQQKELCEISSIAVPQYDPTGSY from the exons ATg AAAGTAGATGATGAAATGAAAGAACGAGCTGAAAAGTTGAAAGAAGAAATACGGATGATGGTGGTTGATTACATGGAAAACCCATTGGAGAAGTTAAAGTTAGTTGATTCAATCCAACGGCTAGGTGTATCTTATCATTTTGAAAATGAGATCGACAAATTCTTACAACAATTATATGTGTCTTATACAACTTTATTGACTAAAGAGAATGGTGAAGATCTTCATATTACTGCTCTTCTATTTCGACTTCTTAGACAACAAGGTTATAGGATCTCATGTG AAATATTCTCAAACTTCATGGACAACaatagaaaatttaaagaatCATTGGGTGATGATAAAAGAGGAATTTTGAGCCTATATGAAGCATCACATATGAGGGGACATGGAGAAGCTGTGCTTGAGGAAGCACTTGAATTTACTACCACACATCTTGAAagatattcaaaatcaaatccTCATTTTGCAGCTGAACTTAGCAAAGCCTTGAAATTGCCTATTAGAAAAGATATTTCAAGAAACAAGGCAAGAGAGTATTTGGATATCTACCAACAAGATCCTTCCCACGATGAGACTTTGCTTATATTCTCAAAACTAGACTTCAACATATTACAAAAACTTCAGCAAAAGGAGCTATGTGAAATTTCCAG CATCGCGGTGCCACAATACGACCCCACAGGCTCATATTGA
- the LOC120068925 gene encoding (+)-gamma-cadinene synthase-like isoform X1 — protein sequence MKVDDEMKERAEKLKEEIRMMVVDYMENPLEKLKLVDSIQRLGVSYHFENEIDKFLQQLYVSYTTLLTKENGEDLHITALLFRLLRQQGYRISCEIFSNFMDNNRKFKESLGDDKRGILSLYEASHMRGHGEAVLEEALEFTTTHLERYSKSNPHFAAELSKALKLPIRKDISRNKAREYLDIYQQDPSHDETLLIFSKLDFNILQKLQQKELCEISRYCCNYMRFYFLYQAC from the exons ATg AAAGTAGATGATGAAATGAAAGAACGAGCTGAAAAGTTGAAAGAAGAAATACGGATGATGGTGGTTGATTACATGGAAAACCCATTGGAGAAGTTAAAGTTAGTTGATTCAATCCAACGGCTAGGTGTATCTTATCATTTTGAAAATGAGATCGACAAATTCTTACAACAATTATATGTGTCTTATACAACTTTATTGACTAAAGAGAATGGTGAAGATCTTCATATTACTGCTCTTCTATTTCGACTTCTTAGACAACAAGGTTATAGGATCTCATGTG AAATATTCTCAAACTTCATGGACAACaatagaaaatttaaagaatCATTGGGTGATGATAAAAGAGGAATTTTGAGCCTATATGAAGCATCACATATGAGGGGACATGGAGAAGCTGTGCTTGAGGAAGCACTTGAATTTACTACCACACATCTTGAAagatattcaaaatcaaatccTCATTTTGCAGCTGAACTTAGCAAAGCCTTGAAATTGCCTATTAGAAAAGATATTTCAAGAAACAAGGCAAGAGAGTATTTGGATATCTACCAACAAGATCCTTCCCACGATGAGACTTTGCTTATATTCTCAAAACTAGACTTCAACATATTACAAAAACTTCAGCAAAAGGAGCTATGTGAAATTTCCAGGTACTGCTGCAATTATATGCGCTTCTATTTTTTGTATCAAGCATGCTAA
- the LOC120068925 gene encoding (+)-gamma-cadinene synthase-like isoform X3, protein MKVDDEMKERAEKLKEEIRMMVVDYMENPLEKLKLVDSIQRLGVSYHFENEIDKFLQQLYVSYTTLLTKENGEDLHITALLFRLLRQQGYRISCEIFSNFMDNNRKFKESLGDDKRGILSLYEASHMRGHGEAVLEEALEFTTTHLERYSKSNPHFAAELSKALKLPIRKDISRNKAREYLDIYQQDPSHDETLLIFSKLDFNILQKLQQKELCEISRIWMSQ, encoded by the exons ATg AAAGTAGATGATGAAATGAAAGAACGAGCTGAAAAGTTGAAAGAAGAAATACGGATGATGGTGGTTGATTACATGGAAAACCCATTGGAGAAGTTAAAGTTAGTTGATTCAATCCAACGGCTAGGTGTATCTTATCATTTTGAAAATGAGATCGACAAATTCTTACAACAATTATATGTGTCTTATACAACTTTATTGACTAAAGAGAATGGTGAAGATCTTCATATTACTGCTCTTCTATTTCGACTTCTTAGACAACAAGGTTATAGGATCTCATGTG AAATATTCTCAAACTTCATGGACAACaatagaaaatttaaagaatCATTGGGTGATGATAAAAGAGGAATTTTGAGCCTATATGAAGCATCACATATGAGGGGACATGGAGAAGCTGTGCTTGAGGAAGCACTTGAATTTACTACCACACATCTTGAAagatattcaaaatcaaatccTCATTTTGCAGCTGAACTTAGCAAAGCCTTGAAATTGCCTATTAGAAAAGATATTTCAAGAAACAAGGCAAGAGAGTATTTGGATATCTACCAACAAGATCCTTCCCACGATGAGACTTTGCTTATATTCTCAAAACTAGACTTCAACATATTACAAAAACTTCAGCAAAAGGAGCTATGTGAAATTTCCAG